A window from Pochonia chlamydosporia 170 chromosome Unknown PCv3seq00028, whole genome shotgun sequence encodes these proteins:
- a CDS encoding ATP-dependent DNA helicase PIF1 (similar to Metarhizium acridum CQMa 102 XP_007815836.1) has product MSTYISRPSPPANLSRPRSTMSHFTTCLHNWATIGQKIPLKASCPWTGVAGNQISGTTLHSLLHLPINKDFRPLSAIDKAQLQKKLKDIQYLIIDEKSMLGLRQLSWIDDRLREAFPHRNEEFFGGLNILLVGDFFQLPPVLQQPLYYDKEVQGIEIKGRNAYMRFDKTVFLSVVQRQCGDDQAAFRKALGELRLLQLSHESWKLLSGRVQAKLDDQEVARFANALRVYATKDRVNEYNHYHLDRLSRPVIQVIATNVGPGAAAAPALPIHS; this is encoded by the exons ATGTCTACGTATATATCGAGACCTTCACCTCCCGCGAATCTCAGCAGACCGCGAAGCACCatgtcacacttcacgacttgtttgcataactggGCGACGAttgggcagaagatcccct TAAAAGCGTCATGCCCGTGGACTGGCGTTGCAGGAAATCAGATATCAGGCACCACTTTACACTCGCTGCTTCACCTCCCGATCAACAAGGACTTCAGGCCGCTCTCCGCCATCGATAAggcccagctccagaagaagctgaaggatATTCAGTACCTGATCATCGACGAGAAAAGCATGCTGGGACTGCGCCAGCTATCCTGGATCGACGACCGTCTCCGCGAGGCATTTCCGCATAGGAACGAGGAGTTCTTTGGTGGACTCAATATTCTTTTGGTGGGCGACTTCTTTCAGCTTCCTCCTGTTCTACAGCAGCCGCTTTATTACGATAAAGAAGTGCAGGGAATAGAGATCAAGGGCAGGAACGCGTATATGCGCTTCGATAAGACCGTCTTTCTGAGCGTTGTTCAGCGGCAGTGCGGCGATGACCAGGCGGCCTTTCGCAAGGCTCTCGGGGAACTTCGGCTGCTCCAACTATCCCACGAGTCCTGGAAACTTCTCTCCGGCCGCGTGCAGGCAAAGCTAGACGATCAAGAGGTTGCCAGGTTCGCCAACGCCCTACGGGTATACGCCACGAAAGACCGGGTGAACGAATATAATCACTACCACCTTGACCGCCTCAGCCGACCAGTCATCCAGGTCATCGCTACGAACGTCGGCCCCGGCGCGGCTGCTGCTCCGGCTTTGCCAATCCACTCTTAA